The window ATAAAGGATGGGATAATTAGCCCTCCAAAGGAAGAAGAAAATCAGTGGGCACTCTCATCATCTCCACAAGGTAATCGTTTTACTACAACCAGGCTTGAAGGGGATGAAATTCGTCCTATCTTGGATGAATATGATGTCGCTTATGATGTGCAAATTGAAGAGGATTGGTTTAGTGGAATTCTTATCTGGCTGATACCCATAGGATTGGCAATTATTTTTTGGATTTACATATTTCGTAGAATGAATCCGGGCCAGCAGGTATTAAGTATTGGTAAAAACAAAGCTTCACTATACGATAAACAAGCTGAAAACCAGATTTCTTTTAAAGATGTTGCCGGACTGGAAGAAGCCAAAGCAGAAGTGGAGGAGGTTGTAGAGTTTCTCCGTAATCCCCAAAAGTTTACCAGGCTTGGCGGTACCCTACCCAAGGGCGTATTACTTGTGGGGCCTCCGGGAACTGGTAAAACATTATTGGCGAAAGCGACAGCGGGTGAAGCTGATGTACCTTTCTTTAGCCTTAGCGGTTCTGATTTTGTGGAAATGTTTGTAGGGGTAGGAGCTGCTCGAGTTCGTGATCTTTTTAAGCAAGCCAAAGAAAAAGCACCTTGTATCATTTTTATTGATGAAATTGATGCCATAGGTCGTAGTCGCGGTAAAGGCATGCAGATGGGATCAAACGATGAGCGGGAGAATACACTAAATCAGTTACTCAGCGAAATGGATGGTTTTAATACCGATAAAGGGGTAATCATTATGGCTGCTACCAACCGGCCTGATGTATTGGATTCTGCTCTATTGCGTCCGGGAAGGTTTGACCGACAGATTCTCATTGATAAGCCAGATTTAAGAGGACGTGTTGAAGTGCTCAAAGTGCATACGCGAAACCTTAAGCTCTCTGATGACATTGATTTAAAGCTTCTTGCTTCTCAAACCCCTGGATTTGCCGGAGCTGAGCTTGCTAACCTCTGTAATGAAGCAGCACTGATGGCAGCACGGCGTGGAAAAGATGCCGTTGAGATGGAAGACTTCCAGGATTCCATCGAGCGCGTTATTGCCGGGCTTGAAAAGAAAAACAAGCTGATTAGTCCTAAAGAGCGAGAAATTGTGGCTTATCACGAATCGGGTCATGCTATTGTTGGTTGGTACCTTGAGCATACCGATCCGGTACTGAAAGTAAGCATCGTCCCTCGCGGTTTGGCTGCTTTGGGATATACCCTGCAAACGCCTCTTGAAGATCGCTTCTTAATGACAACCGAAGAACTCAATGATAAAATTTGTGCATTGTTGGGCGGACGAATTGCTGAAGAAATCATATTTGGCCGTATTTCTACGGGAGCGCAAAATGATCTGGAGCGCATAACGAATATGGCATTTGCCATGGTGGCAGAATATGGGATGAGTGAAGAGTTGGGCTATCTATCTCTTAAGGACTCTCAAAATCCCGAAAATAGTTATGGGTTTAATAAAAAGTATTCTGAACAAACCGCTCAACAAATTGATGCTGCGGTTCGGGAAATTATCCGCCAGAATTACGAGCGTACCAAAGCATTGATTAACAAGCATAAAGACAAGCTTGAAAAGATGGCTAAAACACTGTTGGATAAGGAAGTGCTTGATCATAATGATCTGAAAGAACTGCTTGGCGATCATCCCGAGGGGAAATATCCGGAGGGGATCTTCAGTAATGAAGTAGTGTCTGACAAATCAAATGGCACAAACGATAAAAAATTTAAGGAAGAGATCGAGCAATCCGGAGAAGAAAACACTTCATCAGACTCAAATTAAAAGTACTTTCTATTGTTATTTAGATAGCACATTGAATAACAAGAGGGAGAGTAAAACCTATCTTTATTTACTCTAAACGTACTTGTTAACATTCTCTTAAAATTAGAATAACAGAGGTATAACTGTGGCATAACAGTTATGCAATCTTAGTATGCTATTATTGATCTATCGAGTTGAAGATACTGCTTCAATTAAAATCAGCATATTTAAGAATGAAATTGTCCCATCATATTACCAAGAAATCTCTTAATACCATCAAGATGGTAGGTCTTCTATATACCACTATGCAGAAGGTAATAGTATGGTAATACTGATTTTAAGTAATGCTAATTTCAGTGTTATAAATTCTTCACCTCAAACAAATCCGCAAACCAAATATAATCATATAAAGATAAGTTATGAAGATACTAAAACATACAGCTAGCCTTTTATTGGTGTTGGCTCTATTTATTTCATGTGATGATAATGAAAATGATCCGAATCCGCCAAGTGCAACTGCTCCTGAAACTCAAAGTGTACTTGTAGGTAAATCTGTTGACGTGACATTCAG of the Fodinibius sp. Rm-B-1B1-1 genome contains:
- the ftsH gene encoding ATP-dependent zinc metalloprotease FtsH codes for the protein MPEKKQQPEKGHSKSPLKGNDSSPKFPIWIYVILLLVLLGIQFYFMNPDAGNKIKYSTFLEYVEKGYVEEITIKNGLHISGAYTDKAIKDGIISPPKEEENQWALSSSPQGNRFTTTRLEGDEIRPILDEYDVAYDVQIEEDWFSGILIWLIPIGLAIIFWIYIFRRMNPGQQVLSIGKNKASLYDKQAENQISFKDVAGLEEAKAEVEEVVEFLRNPQKFTRLGGTLPKGVLLVGPPGTGKTLLAKATAGEADVPFFSLSGSDFVEMFVGVGAARVRDLFKQAKEKAPCIIFIDEIDAIGRSRGKGMQMGSNDERENTLNQLLSEMDGFNTDKGVIIMAATNRPDVLDSALLRPGRFDRQILIDKPDLRGRVEVLKVHTRNLKLSDDIDLKLLASQTPGFAGAELANLCNEAALMAARRGKDAVEMEDFQDSIERVIAGLEKKNKLISPKEREIVAYHESGHAIVGWYLEHTDPVLKVSIVPRGLAALGYTLQTPLEDRFLMTTEELNDKICALLGGRIAEEIIFGRISTGAQNDLERITNMAFAMVAEYGMSEELGYLSLKDSQNPENSYGFNKKYSEQTAQQIDAAVREIIRQNYERTKALINKHKDKLEKMAKTLLDKEVLDHNDLKELLGDHPEGKYPEGIFSNEVVSDKSNGTNDKKFKEEIEQSGEENTSSDSN